The sequence AACGACGGCTGGCCGTCGGCACGCTGGTGGATGCGGTACGGCGATCCGCAACTGGACGCGCTGGTCGATCGCGCGCTTGCGGATTCGCCTACGATAGCGAGTGCCCATTCGAGGGTCTCGCAGGCCAAGGCCGACGTCGACCTGGTAAAGGCGGGCACCAGTCTGCAGGTGAGCGCGCTCGGATCGGTGAACCGGGAGCGTGTGTCGAGCAACGGCTTCCTGAGCGCCTATTCAGGCAACCAGCCAATGTTGGGGGCGAGTGGTCCGTGGTACACGGAAGGTGTCGTCGGCCTTGGTGCAAGTCTCGACGTCGATATCTGGGGCAAGCAGCGCGCCCAAGTGGCGGCGGCACTGGGCGTTCACAATGCGCGGGTGGTCGAGACGTCGGCGATCGAGCTGGAAATCTCGGCCGACGTCGCGCAGATTTACTACGGAATTCAGACTACCTATCATCTCATCGATCTGCTGGAGCAACTGCACGACATTGTGACGTTCTCAATGAACGCGCACGCCGCTCGTGCTTCGCGTGGGCTCGAACCGCAGACGCAGACGGAGATCGCTCGCTCGCAAAAACTGGCGACAGAGCGGCAGATCGTGGCTGCCCGAGGGCGCATCCAGCAACTACGCGAATCGTTGCGCGCGCTGATAGGTGCGGGGGCGGTGGATCTTGCAGAGATTCGGCCCGTGGCGTTGCCGACACCGCCGTCGTCGTTGCCTGCGACGCTCTCGTTCGAACTGCTGGCGCGGCGCCCGGACCTGCAGGCGATGCGTTGGTATGTCGAAGGGTCTTTCGACAAGATCGATGCAGCTAAGGCCGCGTTCTATCCGAGCTTCGATATCAAGGCATTCTTCGGCGTCAACGCATTGCATTTGGGCGACCTGTTCACGCACGCGAGCCAGCAGATCAATCTCGTTCCAGGCCTGTACCTGCCGATATTTGACGGAGGTCGACTCAACGCGAACCTTGGCGGCGCCCGTAGCGCAAGCAATCTGCTGATTCTGCAGTACAACCAGGCGATTCTTAACGCCGT comes from Burkholderia lata and encodes:
- a CDS encoding MdtP family multidrug efflux transporter outer membrane subunit, with product MTDSLIRSFCLLLRHIAVTALLCGSAACALIHRDVKPSATLDPERIRIANDIHLANDGWPSARWWMRYGDPQLDALVDRALADSPTIASAHSRVSQAKADVDLVKAGTSLQVSALGSVNRERVSSNGFLSAYSGNQPMLGASGPWYTEGVVGLGASLDVDIWGKQRAQVAAALGVHNARVVETSAIELEISADVAQIYYGIQTTYHLIDLLEQLHDIVTFSMNAHAARASRGLEPQTQTEIARSQKLATERQIVAARGRIQQLRESLRALIGAGAVDLAEIRPVALPTPPSSLPATLSFELLARRPDLQAMRWYVEGSFDKIDAAKAAFYPSFDIKAFFGVNALHLGDLFTHASQQINLVPGLYLPIFDGGRLNANLGGARSASNLLILQYNQAILNAVRDIATTGSQLQDLDAEAKLQTEKIQATTFSQDSADAQYQRGLASRLTAVEAKQAVILERVALLDLDGRRIGQDIALTKALGGGYRSDAPVVLNPR